Proteins encoded within one genomic window of Gadus macrocephalus chromosome 16, ASM3116895v1:
- the LOC132474104 gene encoding sodium channel subunit beta-4-like, with amino-acid sequence MAYKDGSGSRLSGRLRSGDLLHSGLALSVLLGFWCVSGLEVSTGKITVMEAMNGSTVLIPCTYSSCIGIQRLYFNWHYDDNGTMLKLCEGSIAAEGAEPRFSVYHERVEFVGNSKKSNISFLLYNITFADEGDYVCFARNFKEKNRNHSATFTLHVVDQVVEIDNTLTTIIVSVVGGVIGFLIIFMVVKALVVHFILKKDDKNKECLVGSSAGVDNTENGHTTAKGTEAKGTPKA; translated from the exons ATGGCGTACAAGGATGGCAGCGGATCCAGACTCTCTGGACGACTGAGGTCGGGGGATCTACTCCATTCTGGGCTGGCGTTGTCGGTGCTGCTGG GGTTCTGGTGCGTCAGTGGACTGGAGGTTTCCACAGGGAAGATTACAGTCATGGAGGCCATGAATGGCTCCACGGTCCTGATTCCATGTACCTACTCTTCATGCATCGGCATTCAAAGGCTCTACTTCAACTGGCATTACGATGACAACGGGACCATGCTGAAG ctctgCGAGGGGTCGATCGCTGCCGAGGGTGCTGAACCCCGCTTCAGCGTGTACCATGAGCGAGTGGAGTTTGTTGGCAACTCCAAGAAGAGCAACATCTCCTTCCTGCTGTACAACATCACCTTCGCCGACGAGGGCGACTACGTGTGCTTTGCACGCAACTTTAAGGAGAAGAACCGAAACCACAGTGCCACCTTTACGCTCCACGTGGTGGACCAAG TGGTGGAGATTGACAACACCTTGACCACCATCATCGTGTCAGTTGTGGGCGGAGTCATCGGCTTCCTGATCATCTTCATGGTGGTGAAGGCTCTTGTCGTTCACTTCATTCTGAAGAAAGACGACAAGAA TAAAGAGTGTCTGGTGGGCTCCTCGGCAGGGGTGGACAACACGGAGAACGGACACACGACGGCCAAAGGCACCGAGGCCAAGGGAACACCGAAGGCATGA